Part of the Carnobacterium pleistocenium FTR1 genome is shown below.
TGATCCGTATCGTATTTGGGTATCTGAGATTATGTTGCAACAAACAAGGGTAGACACGGTCATTCCATTTTACTTGAATTTCATGAGAAGTTTTCCAACAATCGAAGCTTTGGCACAGGCAAATGAAGATTTATTGCTAAAGGCTTGGGAGGGTTTAGGGTATTATTCGCGCGTGCGCAATATGCAAACGGCAGCGCAGCAAATCATGGAGAATTATGATGGGAAAATGCCAACTGATCCTAAAGAAATCAGCAAATTAAAAGGCATCGGTCCTTATACAACCGGAGCAATCGCTAGTATGGCGTTTGGTCTGCCAGAACCAGCTGTTGATGGAAATGTGATGCGAGTCTTAAGCCGTTTATTTGAAATTGATGCCGATATTGCAAAACCCGGAAATCGTAAGATTTTTGAGGGTATCATGAGAGAACTGATCGATCCATATAAACCAGGAGATTTTAACCAAGCTTTTATGGATTTAGGCTCAAGCCTCTGTACGCCTAAAAATTACCATCCAGAGTTAAGCCCTATTAAAGAATTTAATCAATCGTATCAAAATGGCACCTGGGAGAAATATCCGGTAAAAAGTAAAAAGAAGAAGGCTAAACCGGTTTATTATGTTGGTACTATTATCAAAAATGCTAATGGCGCTTTCTTGCTAGAAAAGCGTCCAACTAATGGTTTACTTGCTAATATGTGGACTTTTCCGTTGATTGAAAAAGAATTAGTGATTCAAGAAAAAGATAGTGCAAAAGAGGCCTTGATTCAGTCAGAGGATGAAGACCACGATGAGAAAGTTCTGACGAGAGTTATGGATGAACTTGAAAATAAGTATGGGATCAAACCTACTCTAATGGAAGCCCCATTTGATGAGGTCCAACATATTTTTAGTCATTTGAAATGGTATGTCGCTGTCTATTATGGCCAAATGGGATTAGAAGAACCAATAGCTATTCCTGAAAACTGTTACTGGGTACAACCATCAGACTTTGATCAATATGTATTTCCTGGTCCTCAAACTAAAATGTGGCAAAGTTATTTATCTAAATTTAAAAAATAGCCAAATGGCTAAGCAAAGTA
Proteins encoded:
- the mutY gene encoding A/G-specific adenine glycosylase; protein product: MTQIESNLDEQKQPLVFSIPMWPQEKIERFRETLLSWYDLEKRELPWRKNNDPYRIWVSEIMLQQTRVDTVIPFYLNFMRSFPTIEALAQANEDLLLKAWEGLGYYSRVRNMQTAAQQIMENYDGKMPTDPKEISKLKGIGPYTTGAIASMAFGLPEPAVDGNVMRVLSRLFEIDADIAKPGNRKIFEGIMRELIDPYKPGDFNQAFMDLGSSLCTPKNYHPELSPIKEFNQSYQNGTWEKYPVKSKKKKAKPVYYVGTIIKNANGAFLLEKRPTNGLLANMWTFPLIEKELVIQEKDSAKEALIQSEDEDHDEKVLTRVMDELENKYGIKPTLMEAPFDEVQHIFSHLKWYVAVYYGQMGLEEPIAIPENCYWVQPSDFDQYVFPGPQTKMWQSYLSKFKK